A stretch of Terriglobia bacterium DNA encodes these proteins:
- a CDS encoding type II toxin-antitoxin system PemK/MazF family toxin, with translation MAVEVAAGIRRGDVFLVDLAPTRGGEIRKTRPCVVVSPDELNAHLRTFLIAPLTTGGHPYPFRIPCRFRGKAGSIVLDQMRAVDRERLARRLGKLAPATLTRALVVLQEMFAP, from the coding sequence ATGGCAGTGGAAGTAGCGGCCGGGATCCGTCGCGGCGACGTCTTCCTCGTCGATCTCGCTCCGACGCGCGGCGGCGAGATCCGAAAGACGAGGCCCTGTGTGGTCGTGTCGCCGGACGAGCTGAATGCCCATCTGCGAACGTTCCTGATCGCGCCCCTCACGACGGGCGGACACCCGTACCCGTTTCGCATTCCGTGCCGCTTCCGCGGTAAGGCGGGGTCCATCGTTCTCGACCAGATGCGCGCCGTCGATCGGGAACGACTGGCCCGGCGGCTCGGGAAGCTTGCGCCCGCGACCCTGACCAGGGCGCTCGTCGTGCTGCAGGAGATGTTCGCGCCGTAG
- a CDS encoding AbrB/MazE/SpoVT family DNA-binding domain-containing protein — protein sequence MKARLVRIGNSRGIRLPKPVIEEAGLAEDVDIRVRDGAIIITPASRPRSGWADAARRSRQRGDDRLTDEVTPTRFDEEQWQWK from the coding sequence ATGAAGGCGCGTCTCGTTCGAATCGGAAACTCCCGGGGCATCCGCCTCCCCAAGCCGGTCATCGAAGAGGCGGGCCTCGCGGAGGACGTCGATATCCGCGTGAGGGATGGCGCGATCATCATCACGCCGGCTTCCCGGCCCCGCTCCGGATGGGCTGACGCAGCCCGCCGGTCGAGGCAGCGGGGCGACGACCGGCTGACCGACGAGGTCACGCCGACGCGCTTCGACGAAGAGCAATGGCAGTGGAAGTAG
- a CDS encoding prolyl oligopeptidase family serine peptidase — protein sequence MRRGAAATAALVLLLPAVALAQEPDPYQWLEEIEGAKAVAWVKDQNVKSQAELEAVPLYKPIFAKSLEIFDSEARIPYPDLKGRLVYNFWQDKAHERGIWRRTTIDSYRTPEPAWETVLDVDALSKAENETWVFKGAECLPPEYRRCMVSLSRGGGDAVVQREFDAETKSFVNGGFALAEAKSSASFRDKDTLWVATDFGTGTLTSSGYPRIVKLWKRGTPLAEARTVFEGKQDEVGAGGGSVFNPEGRYDVVVQDLTAFTSRVYIVLDNRLVRLAIPEDASLKGIFRDHVLFSLRTDWKPGDTAYHQGALLAARLDDLLQDRKVLTVLFEPTERCSLDEVSHTRDRVLITTLDNVRGKLYRLALSAGAWTREEVPLPGRGNVGVAAASEEADLFFFNYQDFLTPSSLFLAESGSAEKVKSLPAFFNAEGMRIEQYEAASKDGTKIPYFVVTPKGYEAGHDAPTLLYAYGGFEVSMVPSYSGTRGAAWLERGGVYVLANIRGGGEFGPRWHLAGMKENRIKTHEDLVAVAEDLVTRKITTSRHLGVEGGSNGGLLVGTAFTLRPDLFHAVVCQVPLLDMKRYSKLLAGASWMDEYGNPEKPEDWAYMKTWSPYQLVKKDVQYPKVFFWTTTRDDRVHPGHARKMVAKMLDMGHPVLYFENIEGGHGSGAVNKQRATTTALEYAYLWEMLK from the coding sequence ATGCGAAGAGGTGCCGCCGCGACCGCCGCGCTGGTTCTGCTCCTTCCCGCCGTCGCGCTCGCGCAGGAGCCCGATCCGTACCAGTGGCTCGAGGAGATCGAAGGAGCGAAGGCCGTCGCCTGGGTCAAGGACCAGAACGTGAAATCGCAGGCCGAGCTCGAGGCCGTTCCGCTGTACAAGCCGATCTTCGCGAAGAGCCTCGAGATCTTCGATTCCGAGGCGCGCATCCCGTACCCCGATCTGAAGGGCCGCCTCGTGTACAACTTCTGGCAGGACAAGGCGCACGAGCGGGGGATCTGGCGGCGGACCACGATCGACTCGTATCGAACGCCGGAGCCGGCGTGGGAGACCGTGCTCGACGTCGACGCGCTCTCGAAGGCCGAGAACGAGACGTGGGTCTTCAAGGGCGCGGAATGCCTCCCGCCGGAGTACCGGCGCTGCATGGTGAGCCTCTCCCGCGGCGGCGGCGACGCGGTGGTCCAGCGCGAGTTCGACGCCGAAACCAAGAGCTTCGTCAACGGGGGGTTCGCTCTCGCGGAGGCCAAGAGCAGCGCGAGCTTCAGGGACAAGGACACGCTCTGGGTCGCGACCGATTTCGGCACCGGCACCCTGACCTCCTCCGGCTACCCCCGCATCGTCAAGCTGTGGAAGCGCGGCACCCCTCTCGCCGAGGCGCGGACGGTCTTCGAGGGGAAACAGGACGAGGTCGGCGCCGGGGGCGGCAGCGTCTTCAACCCGGAGGGGCGCTACGACGTCGTCGTGCAGGACCTCACCGCGTTCACCTCGCGGGTCTACATCGTCCTCGACAACCGCCTCGTGCGCCTCGCGATCCCCGAGGACGCGTCCCTGAAGGGGATCTTCCGCGACCACGTGCTGTTCTCCCTCAGGACCGACTGGAAGCCCGGCGACACGGCCTACCACCAGGGGGCGCTCCTCGCCGCCCGCCTCGACGACCTCCTCCAGGACCGGAAAGTACTCACGGTGCTCTTCGAGCCGACGGAGCGCTGCTCCCTCGACGAGGTGTCGCACACCCGCGACCGCGTCCTGATCACGACCCTCGACAACGTGCGCGGAAAGCTCTACCGCCTCGCGCTGTCGGCGGGAGCGTGGACCCGGGAGGAGGTCCCGCTGCCCGGCCGAGGGAACGTCGGCGTCGCCGCCGCGAGCGAGGAGGCCGACCTGTTCTTCTTCAATTACCAGGATTTCCTGACGCCCTCGTCGCTCTTCCTCGCCGAGAGCGGGAGCGCCGAGAAGGTGAAATCGCTCCCGGCGTTCTTCAACGCGGAGGGGATGCGCATCGAGCAATACGAGGCGGCGTCGAAGGACGGCACCAAGATCCCGTACTTCGTGGTCACGCCCAAGGGGTACGAGGCCGGCCACGACGCCCCCACGCTGCTCTACGCCTACGGCGGCTTCGAGGTGTCCATGGTGCCGAGCTACAGCGGCACCCGGGGCGCGGCGTGGCTCGAGCGCGGCGGCGTCTACGTCCTGGCCAACATCCGCGGCGGCGGCGAGTTCGGACCACGCTGGCACCTGGCCGGTATGAAGGAGAACCGGATCAAGACGCACGAGGACCTGGTCGCCGTGGCCGAGGACCTCGTGACGCGCAAGATCACGACGTCGCGCCACCTCGGGGTCGAGGGAGGCTCGAACGGCGGCCTCCTGGTCGGCACCGCGTTCACGCTGCGCCCCGACCTGTTCCACGCCGTGGTCTGCCAGGTCCCGCTGCTGGACATGAAGCGGTACTCGAAGCTCCTGGCCGGCGCGAGCTGGATGGACGAGTACGGGAACCCCGAGAAGCCGGAGGACTGGGCGTACATGAAGACGTGGTCGCCGTACCAGCTCGTCAAGAAGGACGTGCAGTACCCCAAGGTGTTCTTCTGGACGACGACGCGCGACGACCGCGTCCACCCCGGCCACGCGCGCAAGATGGTCGCGAAGATGCTCGACATGGGCCACCCGGTCCTCTACTTCGAGAACATCGAGGGCGGCCACGGTAGCGGCGCCGTGAACAAGCAGCGCGCGACGACGACCGCGCTCGAGTACGCGTACCTGTGGGAGATGTTGAAGTAG
- a CDS encoding esterase family protein: protein MPGPLAKARKLTLCIASSCALLGCARSPDAGPGEGRVAIPAPSLAGSVLSNAPEQPALVLLPASYASSGRAYPTIYFLPGFTTDVTEYIDGSFNGLDLRRVMAAHGAAHPGAEAIAVIVNGRNALGGSFYVNSPVTGRWEDDVVLDVVPWIDAHYRTIRRREARLLAGEGMGGLGALHLAMRHPDLFGAVYALSPEVFDEKGLDDQGMLSRPALVKAWRIESERIAGWPAAEGPARLLQFVGELYAANSQRFNRSRAFAYAYGAAFAPDPGGGPPFMAYPLRESAGTTVMDPERRRLWEDGYGGWEAKIAAHREGLRSLRAIGLDIGRNDALAWVPRGARRVADLLRQSGIEPEVNEHDGGHWDRLGERIEQGLLPFIARHVAAGNIATAER from the coding sequence ATGCCCGGCCCGCTCGCGAAGGCCCGGAAACTGACCCTCTGCATCGCCTCCTCGTGCGCCTTGCTGGGCTGCGCCCGCTCGCCGGATGCCGGCCCGGGCGAAGGCAGGGTCGCCATCCCGGCCCCTTCCCTCGCCGGGAGCGTGCTCAGTAACGCACCCGAGCAACCCGCGCTGGTCTTGCTGCCGGCCTCGTACGCTTCCTCGGGCCGCGCGTACCCCACGATCTACTTCCTCCCCGGGTTCACCACCGACGTCACGGAGTACATCGATGGCTCGTTCAACGGCCTCGACCTGAGGCGCGTCATGGCCGCCCACGGCGCCGCGCACCCGGGCGCCGAGGCGATCGCCGTGATCGTCAACGGCCGGAACGCGCTGGGCGGCTCGTTCTACGTGAACTCGCCGGTCACCGGGCGGTGGGAGGACGACGTCGTCCTCGACGTGGTCCCGTGGATCGACGCGCACTACCGCACGATCCGCCGCCGCGAGGCGCGGCTCCTGGCGGGCGAGGGCATGGGCGGGCTCGGGGCGCTCCACCTTGCGATGCGCCACCCGGACCTCTTCGGCGCGGTCTACGCGCTGAGCCCGGAGGTGTTCGACGAGAAGGGGCTCGACGATCAAGGGATGCTGTCGCGGCCTGCGCTCGTGAAAGCCTGGCGGATCGAGAGCGAGCGGATCGCCGGCTGGCCCGCGGCCGAGGGACCCGCGCGGCTCCTGCAGTTCGTCGGGGAGCTCTACGCCGCGAACAGCCAGAGGTTCAACCGCTCTCGGGCGTTCGCGTACGCCTATGGCGCCGCGTTCGCTCCCGACCCGGGCGGAGGGCCACCCTTCATGGCCTATCCCCTGCGCGAGAGCGCCGGGACCACGGTTATGGACCCCGAGCGCCGCAGGCTCTGGGAGGACGGCTACGGAGGGTGGGAAGCGAAGATCGCCGCGCACCGCGAGGGGCTGCGATCGCTCCGCGCCATCGGACTCGACATCGGCCGGAACGATGCGCTCGCCTGGGTCCCGCGCGGCGCAAGGCGGGTGGCCGATCTCCTGCGGCAGTCGGGGATCGAGCCCGAGGTCAATGAGCACGACGGAGGGCACTGGGACCGGCTCGGCGAGCGCATCGAGCAGGGGTTGCTTCCGTTCATCGCTCGCCACGTGGCGGCCGGGAACATCGCGACGGCGGAGCGATGA